The Deltaproteobacteria bacterium genome includes a window with the following:
- a CDS encoding Crp/Fnr family transcriptional regulator — MADDIQKTVLLKRVSIFKDLDEFALQSLASRLETVNYKKDSEIFRQSQDGDALFIVVSGRVKVVIHNENGKETILTIFKAEDFFGEMSLLDGEPRSAGVYTTQKSTLLKLSRTDFISHLQSFPNSALNILSVMSARLRRASEIIGNLASLDVYGRMARVILDMAKTDGEKKDEGVFIKSRPAQHELAAMIGTTRETVSRVLGEFQKRGLIMMSGKGLLVSYGFAEDESIIKKL; from the coding sequence ATGGCAGACGATATTCAAAAAACAGTGCTTCTCAAACGCGTCAGTATCTTCAAAGACCTAGACGAATTTGCTCTTCAAAGCCTTGCAAGTCGACTTGAGACCGTAAACTACAAAAAAGACTCTGAGATTTTTCGGCAGTCTCAAGATGGCGATGCACTTTTTATTGTCGTCTCGGGCCGCGTGAAGGTGGTCATTCACAATGAAAATGGAAAAGAAACGATTTTGACCATTTTCAAAGCTGAAGATTTCTTTGGCGAGATGAGCCTACTTGATGGCGAGCCGCGGTCTGCAGGGGTTTACACAACTCAAAAATCGACCTTGCTTAAACTTTCACGGACAGACTTCATCAGCCACCTTCAGTCCTTTCCAAATTCTGCCCTGAACATCTTATCGGTTATGTCTGCGCGGCTAAGACGAGCCAGCGAAATCATTGGTAACCTCGCCTCTCTGGATGTCTATGGCAGAATGGCTCGGGTTATTCTCGATATGGCTAAAACAGATGGTGAGAAAAAAGATGAAGGCGTCTTTATCAAATCTCGGCCTGCACAACATGAACTTGCAGCCATGATTGGTACCACACGTGAAACTGTCTCTCGTGTACTCGGAGAATTCCAAAAACGCGGGCTTATTATGATGTCTGGAAAAGGGCTTTTAGTGAGCTACGGGTTTGCAGAAGACGAAAGCATCATCAAAAAGCTTTAA
- a CDS encoding serine/threonine protein kinase — MLPTWGIRCECAPMQIGEYRIIDRLGIGGSGEIYRAHHQSSKPQEIVVIKRLLAKLRSDALARDQFIIEADLGRRLMHPNLIRQLAFGLEDEELFLVLQYVDGPNLFTLLNTLRARSMQPAGYVAGYIIAQILEGLHFAHELKGADESYLGLVHRDVNPHNILLSYHGGVVLADFGVARLQGLEGGRAEEAAFGKLGYLSPEQLHGKPIDRQTDVFACGVLAYELFVGIHPFVMQGDSDEDVSKRILDGEFPDPNLAVPNLPMGIGDILRKALQVKHKKRFATAMEMKQALSRFVPNIRESRLALSHQLHQLFPQVT; from the coding sequence ATGTTGCCAACATGGGGTATTCGGTGCGAGTGTGCCCCCATGCAAATTGGGGAGTACCGTATCATCGACAGACTGGGCATTGGCGGCTCGGGCGAGATCTATCGTGCGCACCACCAAAGCTCCAAACCACAAGAAATCGTTGTCATTAAACGCCTCTTAGCCAAACTTCGAAGTGATGCCTTAGCCCGCGACCAATTTATCATTGAAGCTGACCTTGGTAGGCGGCTGATGCACCCCAACCTCATACGGCAACTTGCCTTCGGCCTCGAGGATGAGGAACTCTTCTTGGTTCTTCAATATGTAGACGGACCCAACCTCTTTACCCTTCTCAACACGCTCAGAGCGCGCTCCATGCAACCCGCTGGCTATGTGGCCGGGTATATCATCGCCCAGATACTAGAAGGTCTTCACTTCGCACACGAGCTCAAAGGAGCGGATGAATCGTATTTAGGGCTGGTCCACCGTGATGTGAATCCACACAATATCTTACTCTCCTACCATGGAGGGGTGGTTCTCGCCGATTTTGGGGTTGCACGGCTTCAAGGACTCGAAGGTGGCCGCGCTGAGGAAGCCGCATTTGGTAAGCTTGGCTACCTCTCACCTGAACAACTTCACGGTAAGCCCATTGACCGCCAAACCGATGTCTTTGCGTGCGGCGTCTTAGCGTACGAGTTATTTGTCGGTATTCACCCATTTGTCATGCAAGGGGATAGCGATGAAGATGTTTCGAAGCGAATTCTCGACGGTGAATTCCCAGATCCGAATCTAGCCGTGCCCAATCTTCCCATGGGAATCGGCGACATTTTGCGAAAAGCGCTCCAGGTAAAACACAAAAAGCGATTTGCGACAGCCATGGAGATGAAGCAAGCATTATCGCGGTTTGTGCCCAATATTCGTGAATCGAGATTGGCCCTAAGCCATCAATTGCACCAGCTTTTCCCACAGGTTACATGA